A genomic region of Stegostoma tigrinum isolate sSteTig4 chromosome 15, sSteTig4.hap1, whole genome shotgun sequence contains the following coding sequences:
- the LOC125458872 gene encoding probable G-protein coupled receptor 174 codes for MSNDSSSCSDDRSTTNFLYAIMYAIIFVPGLIANVLALWVFHAYVKETKRAVIFMINLAIADLAQVLSLPLRIFYYLHQEWPFGSFLCMFCFYLKYVNMYASIFFLVCISIRRCLFLIQPFKYNDCKRRYDVYVSIVGWLLVGAACLPFPLMRLDARNSSSNFNSCFADLPIIKIGVPTSVVMVTLAELGGFVLPLVITLICSWKTIMTLREKNPVLQDSGEKKKALKMVLTCSMVFLVCFAPYHITFPLHFLAITGRIADCSIKKIILTFHPVALCLASLNCCLDPVIYYFTTDEFRRRLSRQEICENDIQLNSKEYG; via the coding sequence ATGTCAAACGATTCATCCAGCTGCAGTGATGATCGGAGTACAACTAACTTCTTGTACGCCATCATGTACGCTATAATATTTGTGCCTGGCCTAATAGCTAATGTTCTGGCGCTCTGGGTGTTCCACGCTTATGTCAAGGAGACAAAGAGGGCAGTGATATTCATGATTAACTTGGCCATTGCTGACTTGGCACAGGTTTTGTCTTTGCCACTCCGGATTTTCTACTACTTGCACCAGGAGTGGCCTTTTGGCAGCTTTTTGTGCATGTTTTGTTTCTACCTTAAGTACGTGAACATGTATGCCAGCATCTTCTTCCTGGTCTGCATCAGCATCCGACGGTGCCTCTTTCTGATCCAACCTTTCAAATATAACGACTGTAAACGCAGGTATGACGTTTATGTGAGTATCGTTGGGTGGCTCCTGGTGGGTGCCGCTTGCCTGCCCTTCCCACTAATGAGGCTTGACGCAAGAAACAGTTCCAGCAACTTCAACAGCTGCTTTGCAGACCTTCCAATAATCAAAATTGGTGTCCCTACCTCCGTTGTCATGGTAACTCTGGCTGAACTAGGAGGCTTTGTGCTACCTCTAGTCATCACGTTGATCTGCTCCTGGAAAACCATCATGACCCTGCGAGAGAAGAACCCAGTTCTACAAGACAGTGGAGAAAAGAAGAAAGCCTTGAAAATGGTGCTGACATGCAGCATGGTCTTCCTGGTCTGCTTTGCACCGTATCACATTACCTTCCCCTTGCATTTTCTGGCCATAACAGGCCGTATTGCAGACTGCTCCATCAAGAAGATCATACTGACCTTTCACCCAGTTGCGCTGTGTCTAGCCAGCCTGAACTGCTGTCTGGATCCTGTTATATACTATTTCACAACAGATGAATTCAGGAGAAGATTGTCACGGCAAGAAATCTGTGAAAATGATATTCAGCTCAACTCCAAGGAATACGGTTGA